The Oncorhynchus keta strain PuntledgeMale-10-30-2019 chromosome 28, Oket_V2, whole genome shotgun sequence DNA segment AGCAGAGGTCAATGTATTCCCATATTTTCTTTCCACTGTTCTCTGTAAATAACAACCAATCCATCAGAGGTAACCAGAGTTCTATTTTGAATTTGGGGGGAAAAATAACTAGCAATCAGAAGTCTCATCGCTTGAAGTCGCACCCCTCTTGCATACATTGACCCCGGATGACAACGATGGCTGTCATTTAGGCTTGTCCAACCTAGAGTTCTCATCTGGCTTGAAAATGAGGCTGGTCTTAACCAAGCCCGGTGAGCTGAAGGTCCGACATCACAGAAATGTGATGagtccaacccccccccccaaaaaaaaaacttttctaGAATACAGTACATTGATTTAAACTGGTGTTAAGAACAAAGCAAAGCGGCGGAGTTGGGAGTGGAGTGAGTAGATGAGGAAACAGCCCTTGTCTTAGAAAAGAGAAGAGCTGAAAACTCACCTTTTTGTTATGATAAACTGGATGGCAAATATTGGATAAAGTCAGCAAATGCAATTGAAGTGTGTTATTTCTCTCTTGACTCGCATATAGGCTATAGTAGCCTTATATAATCTATTGAGCTGTTAGTGCGTCCTGTTTTCTGTCTTAAGTAATTTAGCCTACTTAAATATACAGTATCTCAATCAAACATTCATTAATTTCATTACACAGCATACAAGTAATGTATGCCTTTTTTAAAGCTGAAATTCTTAATGGTGAAACTGCCACGTCCGTTTGCAATATTATAACAACAGAGAAGTTACTGCAAATGACAGACACAGTCTCTTTCCCTTGGACATCATTGCACTCGCAATTTggaatataaaaaatatatttcaattaaacgttttatttaactaggtaagtccgttaagaacaaattcttatttacaatgacggcctactccggcaaaacctggacgacactgggccaattctgcgccgccctatgaggaaaacggccggatgtgatacagcctggattcgaaccagggactgtagtgatgcctcttgcactgagatgcagtgccttagaccgcagtgccactcgggagcccaatatGTACTGCAATTTCACTTccaccctgtcaacaacaacaaaacaaaaatattacGGCCTTGACGCTGTTTGCCCCTACTGTGTATTTAATCTTTAAATACAACaagcattttattttttaaataaaattctTATTCAAATTCTTAAGAGCCTTTAAATATTTTCTGCCATACATCCATTTGAATAATCGCTCAAAATCCCTGATTTGAATGCATAGTTTATTCTGAAATAACTGCATTAAGCCTTTGCCTGATTATGAAAACATTTTGATAAATTATGGGTCTACTTTAAATAGTTTTCAAGGTATTTTGTTTGAATGTGTCGCGTTAACAGATGCCATTGGAATAATGTGGCTGCTGAGACACCGCAGTAGTAAAAGCTGCTAAAACACGTATACTTTTTCTTCTTCTCAAACACAGCGTGGCAAGGCCGCAACCCGCCTGACCTGAATCAATTCTTGGAATTTGAGTTCGACCTGGTTTAAGACCATCGGGTTCGGGCTGAGAATGAGAACTGAAGTCCAAACATGAGCCACTCCTGTGTGACAGTCAAAAGATTTTCCTGGTTCTGTAATGTCTACTGTTTTTGGTCATTACTGTCAGTTTTCAAATTACTTCAAGAGAATTACATTAATCAACATTTTGACTGTAACAGGACTTTGAAATCATTGTCACCAGAGAATCCATTAGAAGCGGGATGTTAAGTGGTCATGGACAGTCATAGCCAGCACATGAGTAATGCAGTTGATGGTATAATGTAAGTTATGCAGGAAAAGGAAGTTAGTTACACAAGTTCTCTTTTGTGGTGAGTCATGAATTAAGTCACATGTACACAAATGTTAAACAAACTTTAGTGTAGATCTTCTCTCTGATAACAGATTCCAAGGAAATTGTGTAAACTATGAACTGGCGTGAACTGCAGTATTGTATTCCTGTTTTTAGGAAATGTATACATTTTCGAGATGTACATGGCAAATATCACAGGTTTGTTCATACAGATATGCACTGGGGTTTGACCTCAAACCTTACTGTATTTCAGGATTCTACCAGTTCATACGACCCCACCACAAGAAGAGATTTGATGAGAAGTGTGTGGAGCTGACTGGCCAGGGCTGTGGCTACAAACCCGATCACTCGCTCTCCAAGGAGGAGAAAGAAACGCTGATGCAGAACGGGGGTGTGCAGTCAATTCTTAGTTTCTGACACTGACCACTAGGATGCATTTAGTAACACTGTATTTTCCAGACATGTCAAGAGACTGGATAGAGTGTGATTGTACATGTGATGCATGAGTCATTTCACATTTAAGTAAGGATACCTTTGTGCAGCAAGATGACACCCACCCAGTGTCTTGGCTTAATCATACCAGTTCGtgactcctgaatcattacattCTGACTAGCCGAATCAGGGccagccctagccttttgggggccctaagcgagaTTTGGTTGGGAGGCTCCACACCTCATGGACAAAACATTTTTGTGGCCCCCTCTTCACGACGGCAAGAGAAAAAATAAAGTGAATTTCCTGCAGttttatacattttgccatggggagtGGAGAAAATGTTCCAGTTTTAAAGCAAGCTTTCTGCAATTCTAGACATTTTGCCATGGTGTGGGGGAGAAGTTTAGCAATTATATAAAAAACATGTtatgtaattctacacattttaccaaGACTTATGACATGTTAATGATAGCCTTATCTAAatgagtgactaacaaaatcaatgggggccccctggaggtcagggcccctgggcataAGCCCTGCATGCCCGGTTGGTATTCGGCTATGATTTATATATCGGGCTAGACGttaccaatctaaaaattgttagctgacatagctaattgagtgactgtcagtgactgacataacaagagactCACAGCCAAATGTAGAAATTGCACCTTGTTTTTTTCTACTATGCTAATAACTCTCCCAGGGGCCCTAAGTGACCGATTATGTCGCATATGCCCTGAGCCTAATTGTCAGACAATTATGACCATCTTTGCAGCAAGGCTTCAAAAATGCAACTTAGTGTTTTTGTATTTCACCCCCAGAACAACCCAGTAACCTTGATTTGCTTTTGTTTTAAAGCCAAGCCGGGAAAGCTGACGAGTGTTGCTGTTGCTTCTGATTCAAGCTCCTCCTGCAGTCAGCTCAATGCCAGTCTGCTGCTTAATAAAGGTGGCCATCACCTTGGAATCCACGGATTGACTACAGAGGAGCATTTGCCAAAGAATAAAGTGCTTACAGGTACTGCTAGATACCTGGAGAGTATTCCGTGAGATGGAATGTTCATAACGTTTCAGATAGAAATGTTACAAATTAAGCTCACAATTCCCTATGCTTCATCTGCACGACATCTGTTCTACATAATATATTTATATCTGAATGTTCCATAAAGTTGTGCCTTCCTGAACAGGCCTAGttgaaaattatatatatatatttattttttttttttttttttttgggggggggggtctttaaTTGAATCTTTGTTTTTGAACCAAGGATTCCCCTCTACATTCAGTTACAAACATGCAGTTACAGAGTAATTTGTATGAGCTTCAGCATAGATACCTTACAGGCAAATCTCCCCACAACGTTGTTCAAACTTTTGCCATGACAGATGTGGTGTTATTGTTCCAATCTTTCTCCAACCAAGTTACGCCATGAAATACCACCATATCTTTCATGGCTATGGATGAGCATGACACAAAGATATGGGAGGCCACATTCACgcatatactgtataaaagttgacatgcttttttttttactggtttggccaaatcctgacaggaTTGGATGTGTTTGTCTTGTTCTGTGCTCACCAGTTGATGATCCTAAATGCGAAGGCCAAGCACCAGTCCAGTCTGCTCAGAAGAGTCAAATCTACGCCAGTTTCATAGCGGATGTGAAAAAATCCATTGGACTTGAGAAGTCCAACCAACTGTTCTCAGCTATTCAGAGCTATAAGAAGACCGACAACTATGATAGCCTGGTGGGCATAGTAGTGAGTTTGTTAACTGAGAAAAACGAAGACTTTAACCTCCTTAGCAGTAAGTTCTTGCCTATTCAAGCACAGTTCTTTGCATTCTCACTTAAATCTGAAATTCATTTAAATCAAATCGTAACATTTGAACAAACATTGATGAACCATGAAAGGCTATGGCATAGATGCGTATTATTTTTGTCATCCTTTGTGTCCCTAGCATTTGCCCTGTTCATTCGGCCTCACCATAAGAAACAGTACAAAGAGATGCTGGATGCCTTGATAGGTGACTCCACAGGCTCAAGTGCTTCCTCTGGGATTTCAGGCCAACTAATAAAAGGTGAATGTACAATTCTCAAGTGCCTTCAAGAGAGAATAACTTGTAGCAATTCAGGAGAAGTCCTTGTATTGTCAGCACAGTGAGCATAAAGTCTATATAAGTAATTATTGAACCCATTATTTTTGTTTAACAGGTGTTGTTAATTAACACTTTGGTAGTGTTAAACAGCTGGTTTGCAATAATGACCATTTTAATTTAATAATGTAGTAATGTGATTAAATGTAATTTAACAACGTTAGAGTTGAAAAAGGCATATAAAAGATGTGAACACATTAACAGAATTTTACAGTGTCAACCATTTTTCAATGCACTTTTGGGTCTCTTTCAGTTTCAACGCCTGGGAAAGCACAAAGGAAGATCTCCTCTTTCTTTCCCAGCAGCCAAAGGAAATGAAAGCTGTTGGAAATGGAGCCTCTAAGAAGAATCCCCCTACTCTGATGCTGCTAGCTTTTTATTGTATGGAAATTGTGGTAAAAATTGAGGGTTTTGTGGTGTTGTAATAAATGCATGCAGATTATGGTAATATTTTCCCAACATATTTTATaactttttttttattaaacaaaTGTTGATGTGATTGTTTATTTTGTTATTATATCATGTAAGATATTGATCCAAATATTAGGTTATTTACCACACACAGTTGTTTTCTTATCAGAAAGGCTTTGATGGGTGCTAAGAGCTGCTTTGTCAACCTCCTTTACACATAATCAACTGAAATATGACAGTATTGAAACTGTTAGAGAGAAGTAGTGAACTGTTAAATGAACTGTTAGACATAACACTCTAATTTCTCCTGAAGTATACACCACGTGTTCACACGTGAGCACATCAGGGTGGGATAAATTATTGGTATGCAAACAACCTATGGTCTTGAACATATGTTGCATTTCGTATGGTatatattaatttgtggatgtccatcgtctaagtatgatatgttacgaatttgcaaaacgtacaatGTTACGAAATCGCGAAAATATTGCCCGATTTCCAATTTATTGTGACTGAGGTTAGCTAACTGGGGGGAGGGTTCGCATAAACTGTTAAGGGAAGGATTATCTAACATGCTATGGAGTTTAAAAGTAGTAAATAGTTGCAACGGTTGTCACTGATGAGATTCGAACACAACTTTTGGGTTGTTAGACTTTCGCTTTATACACCCGACCAAATACCCGCACtttcgtttttgccttaagtaacctgaCTTAtttaaccataccaaacgtaacatatatTAATTTGAGTGTCCAGGATTTATGTTTATGTTACGTCTAGTTTATGTAACACCAAAGACCAAACTGATGTTGCGGAAGCGGTAATTCTGCTCTTGTCATTGGAAAGGGCTTCCCCGAGTATTAGTCATCAGCGATGTAGGCCCTATAAATTCAAAAGACGAACATGTTAACATCAGTTGCTGGCTGACGAGAGAAAAATGCATCCGGTGAGTATTATTTCTCTGCTCAAACATAGCGAGCTCTTCAGTGCCAATGGGAAATAAATGGATATTAGGCTATGGTGTAGGCAAGGCTATTTAACTCTTGAAGCTGAACGCCTCAAATTAAATAGTAATTTGATGGATTAGGACAGTCAAATTGAGAGACGTAGACCACACAAAAGTTATGATTGATTCTAAATGATAACATTACTCTTTCTTCCAATAGCTGACAAATTGTTTTCTGCCTCTCCTGGTATTTGCGCTCTGTGGTGGCAGCGTGCCAGTGTCAGGCGCTCACACACCGACTTATATCTGGAGAGATGACGCGACAGGGGATTCCCTTACGTGCGACCTATGCGCTCCTGGAACATACTTACTGAAGCATTGCACAAAGGACCGCAAGAGCGACTGCGGACCTTGTCCAAAGTCCCACTACACAGAGATCTGGAACTACATCGAGCGGTGTCAATACTGCAATCGTTTTTGCACGGCTGATGAGATTGAAAGCGTACCGTGCACCCAACTGCACAACCGACAGTGCGAGTGCAAGGACGGGTTCTACATGACACATGGGTCATGTTCAAGGCACAGAAGCTGTCCACCCGGGGAAGGGGTCATTTCTAATGGTAGGTTAAGTGATATGTTTGGCTACCTTTCATAATTAATACACCTTTTCCACTGCTATGTTTCCAGTTGGCTCTGCAAACCACTCTGTTTACAGATTAAATACACTTTGTATGATCAATATACTTATTTTCCAGGAACCGCACACACTGATGTGAAGTGTGAACCTTGCCCAGTGGGCTTCTTCTCTGCAGTGTCCTCCAGTAGGAACACCTGTCAGAAGTTTTCTGTGTGTGCCCCAGGTCGCACCACTATACCTGGCAATGACATGAATGATGCTTACTGCTCAGCATGTACGAATGGTTCAGGAACACATGAAGGTGAGAATATTTTGTCGGTTCTGTTTAGTCTTTTGTAGGCATAGGGAAAAACATTTATTCATGATAATTGTTTTATGTTTTCTTATCTACCAGAACTGAAAATGAAAAGCCTTAATTGTGTGTCACAAAAGGTGGAATTATTTATTGTAATGCAGTCAATTAATATGGTCTTggtttctctccttttctctttctctctcaaccaCTCAGGTGAAGCTATCTGTGATGGGGAGTTGATGGAATTCCTGGCACTGCAGATCCTCACACCAAGAAAGAACAAAAGACTGGTGGCTGTGCTCAGGAGGAGTGCTGGGAAAGCCACAACCAATAATGCAACTGTACTAGACCTCCTCAAAACTATTAAAAACAAAGCTGGCAAACATTTTGCTATTCAAATGCGTGATATCCTGAACACAGACAGGCTGCTCCATTTAAGAACTAAAGTCAACAAATGGTTTCCTCATATGAATTTATAGGGCTAATAGAAATCACCACATATTGTAAACAGTTTATTTTCTTCAAGTTTTTGTTTTGTATCCATCatcttattttattcttatttattgttgtttatacaccttgtgggtgggggcaatgtttttgttttttttaataggAGAAGACTAGTGTTTTGTCGTTGAATTCCTCATTGTGCAGTATATCagaatatatcactatgttgccaaaaaaGGTCAAGACTTATTGTTTCCTTTCAATAAAATGCATTGAAAACGACtatttctgctactttcttaggctaAACAAATGTatgtttacacctatgcagtacctttagcaataataataatgaaccTCTACTTTAGTGaagaaaacaattatgacaggtgtgttgtaattaaaacgagtggtgtccactgattaaatgcagtcttcatgcattgtgaagagggaaaacccagatattcacaaTGTTTGTGATGTTTCTTCATGTAAAATAGATTTGTAGTTTAAAATTAGattaagctgctttattttaggggtttagtgaaggCGGGTCATGTTTTAACCTTAGGACAAGGGCAGTATACAGAATGTcaagactacacaagggttaaTGTTTCagaaacacaaccagtcatgttttcatctgattgtcaaacaaaggCGCTCCTGTAAACTACCCTCGCACATTTGTTCATTCACAAAATAATTTCAGCATCCAGACTGTGCACCAGCAATTTGATGAATGGAGAAACATCCCTCACAAAACACCTACGTGTATTTTCATTAGGCCTACACTTGTAGCCTGAATTGATTCATCCACTGTTGTCCACGCGCTCCTCTGTCTCGGTCTCGGCCACTCATCTCTGCCTTGTCCTCAAGCGTCTCGACCACTCATCTCCGTCTTCACAAAATGTAAGTGTTCTTCTCATATCACAATTTGGAGCGAAAACCACCCGGTTTCTAGTCAATTAGCTAATTTGTCATGCGGCTGACATGCAGTAATGTTAATTAATGGTGTAAAAGCTTATAGTTTGACGGGCATGTTGTATTAATTGTGATAGGCTCACATTTTACCGGTATGGCTTACCACCACCATTTATTTTGCTTGGACCCTGTACTGGCCTGTACCGCCTTAGTTTAAAGTTTTTAATGTGACATGCACAATTATAGTGAAATTACTTTTttgcaaactcaaaacccaacaatgcaataatcaataacaatgtattacTAGAAAAAAACATGAGAAATAACAATAGGAAATTTGAAATACACAATtaaatatgtacagtggggcaaaaaggtatttagtcagccaccaattgtgcaagttctcccacttaaaaagatgagaggcctgtaattttcatcataggtacacttcaacgttgacagacaaaatgagggaaaataaatccagaaaatcacattgtaggatttttaatgaatttatttgaaaaattatggtggaaaataagtatttggtcacatacaaaacaagcaagatttctggctctcacagacctgtaacttcttctttaagaggctcctctgtcctccactcgttacctgtattaatggcacgtgtccacaacctcaaacagtcacactccaaactccactatggccaagaccaaagagctgtcaaaggacaccagaaacaaaattgtagacctgcaccaggctgggaagactgaatctgcaataggtaagcagcttggtttgaagaaatcaactgtgggagcaattattaggaaatggaagacatacaagaccactgataatctccctcgatctggggctccacgcaagatctcaccccatggggtcaaaatgatcacaagaacggtgagtaaaaatcccagaaccacaccgggggacctagtgaatgacctgcagagagctgggaccaaagtaacaaagcctaccatcagcaagggcattgaagatgaaacgtggctgggtctttcagcatgacaatgatcccaaatacaccgcccgggcaacgaaggagtgacttcgtaagaagcatttcaaggtcctggagtggcctagccagtctgcagatctcaaccccatagaaaatctttggagggagttgaaagtccatgttgtccagcaacagccccaaaacatcactgctctagaggagatctgcatggaggaatgggccaaaataccagcaacagtgtgtgaaaaccttgtgaagacttacagaaaaagtttgacctctgtcattgccaataaagggtatataacaaagtattgagaaacttttgttattgaccaaatacttattttccaccataatttgcaaataaattcataaaaaattctacaatgtgattttctggattttgttttctcatttttgtctgtcatagttga contains these protein-coding regions:
- the LOC118360590 gene encoding tumor necrosis factor receptor superfamily member 6B-like — translated: MHPLTNCFLPLLVFALCGGSVPVSGAHTPTYIWRDDATGDSLTCDLCAPGTYLLKHCTKDRKSDCGPCPKSHYTEIWNYIERCQYCNRFCTADEIESVPCTQLHNRQCECKDGFYMTHGSCSRHRSCPPGEGVISNGTAHTDVKCEPCPVGFFSAVSSSRNTCQKFSVCAPGRTTIPGNDMNDAYCSACTNGSGTHEGEAICDGELMEFLALQILTPRKNKRLVAVLRRSAGKATTNNATVLDLLKTIKNKAGKHFAIQMRDILNTDRLLHLRTKVNKWFPHMNL